Proteins encoded together in one Anopheles darlingi chromosome 3, idAnoDarlMG_H_01, whole genome shotgun sequence window:
- the LOC125957902 gene encoding F-actin-monooxygenase MICAL3 isoform X1, producing MISAIVSRLVILLFGTLYPAYASYKAVRTKNVKEYVKWMMYWIVFAFFTCIETFTDILLSWFPFYYEIKVIIVLWLLSPATRGSSTLYRKFVHPMLTRREQEIDDYINQAKEKGYTAVLQLGSKGVNYATNVIMQTAIKGGGGLVQTLRKSYSLSDLSEPDTQRTQDEVDEIVPRSQRVLRSKSSRSSSGNRQMDMYFPEVEIAGTPYQGAAAPPYNYIRSSDDISSGYSSAEPGLSRTASMSNTARPRLKSKTREDDYEIDDGRFDYYDREGNNSYAFGGGPPRASVYELPVNGSLPAITQAGETFIAQQRISAGAAPIYSNASQSQFEPSLANVPLEEREKYRKFLQWMEQQKRQEMTDRVEQVPKEHAEPKATEVVDVPTNAVEREENPTLLQVTDNELGESIKTGEVITERSQTVYDEFQDTISLSSNDEDEFQEVELIEQEVPSAEVTENKVPTENNVEVQESTADDSVASELPRSDALSKPVGDIDVVPTVVHQEASVIISEPTTTDENLPESADAPETAATDEKPVSDADKRMEEVPSSISTSETKSSLSELLAPVQEPPTLLECPATNLASSTSSLALSECSGSSGPIAQPRKHASFGKQRMAPPVPPPPVPPQPAPEMLVIRERSAVTKTTLATPPVAPSRCQSAERKPTNVVADSSSSSPSVSPSDKTKSKKFMSSLTGMFKGHGSDGIGGSNRARDASPLPSSTTAGGHPRETQI from the exons TGTCAAGGAGTAT GTCAAGTGGATGATGTACTGGATCGTATTCGCCTTCTTTACCTGCATCGAAACATTCACCGATATACTGCTGTCATGGTTCCCGTTCTACTACGAGATTAAGGTCATCATCGTCCTGTGGTTGCTCTCGCCGGCCACACGTGGCAGCTCGACGCTCTACCGCAAGTTCGTCCATCCGATGCTGACACGGCGTGAACAG GAAATCGATGACTACATCAATCAAGCCAAAGAGAAAGGTTACACCGCGGTACTGCAGCTCGGTTCGAAGGGTGTCAACTATGCCACCAACGTGATCATGCAAACGGCCATTAAG ggtggtggtggactggTTCAAACGCTACGCAAGAGCTACAGCTTGAGCGATCTTTCGGAACCGGATACCCAGCGAACACAGGATGAAGTTGACGAGATTGTCCCCCGGTCACAGCGTGTATTGCGCTCGAAGAGCTCCCGCTCTTCGTCCGGCAACCGGCAGATGGATATGTACTTCCCAGAAGTGGAAATCGCCGGAACACCTTACCAAGGTGCCGCGGCTCCGCCATACAA CTACATTCGATCGTCGGATGATATCAGCTCGGGATACTCGAGTGCTGAACCAGGACTCAGCCGAACAGCTTCGATGAGTAACACCGCCCGGCCACGGCTGAAATCGAAAACACGGGAG GATGATTACGAGATTGACGATGGTAGGTTTGACTACTATGACCGTGAGGGCAACAATAGTTATGCATTCGGTGGTGGCCCTCCGCGAGCCAGTGTCTACGAATTACCGGTAAATGGTTCACTGCCAGCCATTACGCAGGCTGGGGAAACGTTTATCGCTCAGCAACGAATCTCTGCTGGGGCCGCGCCCATTTACTCCAATGCTTCCCAGTCCCAGTTTGAACCATCGCTAGCTAATGTTCCGCTCGAAGAGCGTGAAAAGTATCGGAAATTCCTTCAGTGGATGGAGCAACAAAAGCGCCAGGAGATGACCGATCGCGTTGAGCAGGTTCCCAAGGAGCATGCCGAGCCAAAAGCGACAGAAGTAGTTGATGTTCCAACAAATGCCGTAGAAAGGGAGGAGAATCCAACACTGTTGCAAGTGACCGACAACGAACTGGGTGAATCTATTAAAACGGGTGAAGTGATCACGGAACGGTCGCAAACGGTGTACGACGAATTCCAGGACACCATTTCTCTCTCGTCAAACGACGAAGATGAGTTTCAGGAGGTAGAATTGATCGAGCAAGAGGTGCCATCGGCAGAAGTGACAGAGAACAAAGTTCCTACGGAAAATAACGTTGAAGTCCAGGAATCTACTGCGGATGATAGTGTCGCTTCGGAGCTGCCTCGTTCAGACGCTCTATCGAAACCTGTTGGAGACATAGACGTTGTGCCGACTGTTGTGCACCAGGAAGCTTCAGTTATCATCTCAGAACCAACCACAACGGATGAAAACCTACCAGAGAGCGCAGATGCTCCAGAAACAGCTGCAACAGATGAGAAACCAGTTTCCGATGCGGATAAGCGCATGGAAGAGGTACCATCGAGTATCTCCACTTCGGAAACAAAGAGCTCGTTGTCAGAGTTATTAGCTCCAGTACAAGAACCTCCAACGTTGCTGGAATGTCCAGCGACCAATTTGGCTTCATCGACATCGTCTTTGGCTCTCTCAGAGTGCAGTGGAAGTAGTGGTCCTATTGCGCAACCCCGAAAGCATGCCTCCTTTGGCAAACAACGTATGGCACCTCCggtacctcctcctcccgtgcCGCCACAACCGGCCCCGGAAATGTTGGTGATCCGTGAGCGATCGGCTGTCACGAAAACAACCTTAGCAACTCCCCCGGTTGCTCCTAGTAGATGCCAATCGGCcgaaagaaaaccaacgaatgtCGTGGCAgattcctcgtcctcctctccTTCGGTGTCTCCATCCGATAAGACCAAATCGAAGAAGTTCATGAGCTCATTGACGGGAATGTTTAAGGGACACGGTAGCGATGGTATTGGCGGTAGCAATCGTGCTAGAGACGCTTCTCCGCTTCCATCGTCCACTACGGCCGGCGGACATCCGAGAGAAACGCAAATCTAA